The genomic segment CATTCCAAGCAATTGACAAGTAAAAGTAACCCTCAAGCTCCCAAAATCCACACAAAACAGGCCAACAGCATTAGAAAAGCATGAAATTGTCTGTGTATGAAGGGGTGATTTGGCAAGAGATCATGGCGGCTAAGGAAAAACAATCCAGAAACTGGGTTTTTCAAaaatcccagttggaggattccCGGTTCCGGAATTTCTGAAAAACCTGGGAACTTTGGTAAAGTGTAAATCACCACCACAGAATTGACATGCCGGGGCAGCCAAAAGCGCACAGACATTACATAGTACGGAGAAATACAGTACCGGCCCAACCACTCATCTCTACCCAAGAGGAGGTTGGACTGCGAGGCGCTGTGGGGAGAAAGAAACATTGGAGCACTTGCAAAAGAAAATTACAGAGTATGTAGCTATGTATGTGAAAGGTGTAAATGAAGGGGTAATATTAGTATTCATCAATCTACCGATCCATCTATACAGCAATGCAAACAAAAATAGATGgatataataatacattaatggAAATATGTATATGTTAGGGATAGATAGATCATAAATAGATTGAAGTTGTGCCCAATCCCATTTCTTCCAATATAGAAGAAGCATTAAAAAATAAGAGCTGTGACCATCACATTTTCAGGAGCGGTAAATAATATTTCATGGTTTTCATAAGTGGTCTTCTGGATAGTCTGTTGCCTGATTCAATGTTAGTGCAAGCCTTTGTGCCCCCCTGTGGTTAATGCTAATATGTCGCCATCTGGAAAAGACAACTCTCTCCCTTTATAATAAAATACTTTGCTTGCGTTTGTAAATGTATTTGACATTGTCCTAAATACAATTGTTCTGAAAAAGGGTCTGTGTTCTTAAGGAAGGAAAACAATGGGATAGAGAACAGTCCCCATCCACCCGAAGGGACACGTGACACCTCGGCAAAGACATTCACCTCAGATTGGCCGCCAGACTGGAGATCTGGCTAGACAGGTCCCCGCTCTGTTTGTCCATGCCCCACATGCTGTGGACAAGAGGAGAgaacacactcagtcacacaggcTACTGaggctgagtgtgtgtgcatggaagCCATTTTGACCTCTACTATTTGGGTCAATTGACCACCAGAGGATTTGgctgggctgggggggggggggtattggtGCTAGCAGTGGGATCCattttgacctttgacctctgcTGTTTGGGACAAAACGGTGACTTTTCTCATTCAGGCCTTGAAGACCCGCCTGTTAGCAGCTTTGGAGGTTCTAAGCAACTACGCTATCCTGTGTGCTGCCATTGTAAAGCTGAGTGTGGAGCCTCAACGCAGCATAATACGACCATCCTTATTGGTGCCCTGTGTGAGGAAAATAATACCCGGCATCTGACCTAAGATAATTAGGTATTTTATCAGTATATAAACTTTAAAACAAATCCTGTATTAAGTCACATCCCTAAAAAAATGATGGTGCTTCAAGAAGAAAAGGATCTGGGGTGGCATATGTCGGTGATACCAATTCACAGACCCCATCTAAAAGGATGTGAATTGCTTGCAGCTACAAATGACATGGGGACACTATGCTACATGACAGGAATGGCCAGTCGCATAGTGTTTTGATGGACAGGTCGACAGTCATCAATTGGTTTGTAGAGAATGGAGGAGGGCTTCATGGTTGCTTTGTGACGTGGCAATGCAAGGATGGACTTACACCAAGTTGCTAAGCGACGCCAGACTAAgttgttgctgttgctgctgctgttgctgctgggaTAAAGACGGTTGCTGTTGCCACGACAAGTTGCCTTGCAGCAGGCCGCCTGGTGACGCCAGGGCGTGGAGAGCGGTGATGTCAGCGCTCGTCAGCTGGTATTCTGAGGGAGGCGAAAGACAAGAGGGAAAATGGTTCATGCACGATCATTTCCTTTCATGTGCTGTAATGTTGAAATGAATCAATCAATCTATATAGGATCTCTGTGCACACTAGTGCAGCTGTTTGTTACTCACTGTTTGTTACTCCGCCACTCTGAAACTACTGATTTTGGTGTCAGGGAGAAATGAAAACCAGAAGGACTGCAGAACTCAAAGGCCAGAGTTGTGCAATCATGAACTTGTGTCTGTGCAATATATACACAATGCAAGCATGTCTATTGGACAAGAATATgaaacgcaacatacaacaatttgagattttacagttcatataaaggatCAGTCGATATAAATAAATTATTAGGCCCTAGtatatggattttacatgactgggaatacagatatgcatcattTGGtcaaaggtaggggcgtggatcagaaaaccagtcagtatttggtgtgaccaccatttgcctcatgcagcacgacatcttctttgcatagagttgatcaggctgtagattgtggcctgtggaacatTGTCCCATTCTTTAATGgcagtgcgaagttgctggacgaacacactgtcgtacacgttgatccagagcatcccaaacatgctcaatgggtgacatgtctggtaagtatgcaggccatggaagaactgggacattttcagcttccaggaattgtgtatagagCCTTCCGACATGGGGATgtgcattttcatgctgaaacatgaggtgatggcggcggatgaatggcacaacaatgggcctcaggttctcgtcacggtatctctgtgcattcaaattgccatcgataaaatgctattgtgttcattgtccagaTGCCTGCCCGTACCATAGCCCCACCACGAGGCACCCTGTTCACAAcgatgacatcagcaaaccgctcgcccacacgacaccatatgGCATGGTATGCTGGTtgaacatactgccaaattctctaaaacaacttgaggcagcttatggtaagaaattaacattgaattatctggcaacagctctggtggacattcctgcagtcagcatgccaaatgcacactccctcaaaacttgagacatctgtggcattgtgctgtgtgacaaaactgcacattttagaatggccttttattgcccccagcacaaggtgcacctgtgtaatgatcatgtttaatcagcttcttgatatgccacacctgtcaggtggatggattatcttggcaaaggagaaatgctcactaacagggatgtaaaaaaacattttaagcttcttgtgcgtatgaaacatttctgggatcttttatttcagctcatgaaacatgggactaacactttacatgttgcgttttatatttttgttcagtgtataagcATTTGTAGCAATCTGCTCATGCTTCAGGTAACCTGTGTTGTAAGCTGTCGGCATGGCGGAGAAGGGCAGCCCCTGCGCCAGGAGGCTGGGCGTTGTCACGGAGACCACCGGCGTGGTGAGCGCCTGGGCCACTTGTGCGCCGGCCAAACGCTGGGCATTCTGGGAAGAAAGGAAATGAGGGAAAATGTTAGACCAAATAAACAAAGAATTTAAACCTTGGTGTTTGACAGAAATGAGCTACATGTTTAAAACCTGTGTATTCAATGAATGGAACTTCTGACATGATTGAATGTCAAATGTTGATACGGTTGGATTCATGACAAGTTAAGCCTTTCAAAATGTATCTCGTATTAGGTAGAGGTGTTGTCGGGAGACATCTTGTGACAtcatgcatcacacacacacacacaatagtggTGGTGGCATTGCCAGGTGAACGCGAGCGAGCCTTAAAGGTATAGttcacattttaaaatgaataagCTTACTTCAAAAAGTGAATTATCCCTTTAAATGCAAGCCATTCATTGTTTGGGTAACTCCATGCAGTTTCCAGATGGACAGGGAATGTGCTGCAAGTTGGCGGTGGCAACAAACTGCCAAGTGAAATGACACCCATCATGCTGCCCAACAGTGTCAGCGTTGATGGAAGAAAATGGGCCGACAAACGATGAAGATGATCCAAGCGAAGTGTGTGGCAAACGTCGCCCAAAGTTGCTGCTAACATTCCCACTGACAGATGCTTGCGTAGCTTGAAAGAATCTTTATTTTTCACCTTAAATACAGCAACTGATCATAGTTGTAGGACTATATGCAGTCATGCTGGAGTCACACAACTACGACTCTAAAACCACATGCAGTCCGGTGGTGACTATAAACTCATGACCATACCACCACATGCCATTGTACCATAGCCAAAGAGACTATCTATACTTTGGCCTTAAAATGACACATTCATGAGCGTTACATTGCACACTTGTGACCATGTGAATGTAGGGGGAAGGTCAACAGTCATCGACACATGCGAGTgacaggagaaaaaaaaagaaattcacCTCGTTCACCATCTCCAGCTCATCATCTGTCTGCAAAGGGGCGGGAGCGGAAATAATTACGCCACTGACCTTTCTCTGAACCCAAACACATGAATCTCTAGTCTCGACCGACCGTTGACTAAAGGTCATGCTGGACAGAAGACCATGAACAGAGAGGAGAAGGTCCTGTTTGTCAACGatactacactgagtgtacaaaacattaggaacacctgctctttccatgacagactgaccaggtgaaagttatgatcccttatgtcacctgttaaatccacttcaatcagtgtagatgaaggggaggagacagattaaagaaggatttttaagctttaaaacaattgagacatggatcgtgtaatgtgtgccattcagagggtgaatgggcaagacaaaagatttaagtgccggggtatggtagtgggtggcaggcacaccggtttgagtgtgtcaagaactgcaacgctgctggggttcacacgcttaacagtttcccgtgtgtatcaagaatggtccaccacccaaaggacatccagccaacttgactcaACAGTGGGAatcattgaagtcaacatgggccagcatccctgtggaacgctttcgacaccttgtagtgtccatgccccggtgaattgaggctgttctgagggcagaaggtggtgcaactcaatattaggaaggtgtccctaatgttttgtacaattaGTGTATATTACAGTGTATGATGATATTTTTGTATAACCTTTGCTTACTCTAGATTGCACAGGTTGTGTTTCGGCAATCTGGTGGTTTTGCTGGAGGCACAAATCAAAAATAAAAATCTTTAactagaaaaaaacaacaactccaAAGTCCATACTAAATTTCACTCTTGCTACAAAACTGAGATGACCATGTGCATAATAAGTGTCAACGAGTTTGTGGAAGGGGAATAGTCACGACCCGCATCAATTATTATTAAAGTCAACAAAACACAGACATGTCCCATTTAGTCTGGTAAAGCCTGGTTGACCCCAGTTAGGCCTGGTTCTGATTGAACTTGGTTAGTGGTTCAGCCTGGTTGAGCTCACCATCTGCATCAGGCTCTTCCCACCCTGAGAGGTGATTACCCGGAGGTCTGGCTTGCGGCTGTTGACCATCTGTGGGCTCTGAGGCGGGGGCGGGGACTTGGCCGGAACTACTTTCCCCAGGCTGTTGCcattggagacagagaggaggcctGGGGAGGCCCTGGCACTGATGTATCCGTTAGCTGGAGGGGGAAAAGGAAGGAAGCGAAATAAATGACAAAACCCATGCAGGTAAATCAACACTTAGGCACAGCAGGAATTGCTTCGTGTATTTAGAAGATGAAACCTCAGAGAGGCTAATAGTCCTTTATTTCATCATCACTGATCTGAAAGGAGCATATGACATACAGCACAGAGCCATGTTTTAATCTATCCTTCAACTATACGTGGTCACAGAGGAAATTATATGAGGGGGGGGACTGCCTTCTTGGGACAGGTCTTTTTTTTTGTGCAATGCGATAATCGGAACGATGCAGGATTTTAAAAGATTTAGTGTTGAAGTACACCAAGAAAACACCAGGGGAAAATGTATTTCTTTCTTCCACAATTATAAAAATGCCTCCACTATGACAGGGAAAATGTTAGAGGCAGGGTTGTAGTGCTGCCAGAGAGGACAGAAATTTTAGCAACCCCTTGGAAAGTTGTCTGTTCTCAAAACGGTTTGTTGACTTAGGGCTCAGGTAGGCTACGACGCAATTAACTAACTCGCCCTACTGTCCAAGAGTATGTCTTGCAAGATCACATACGCCTAATGATTAATTAGTATTTTACATAGTAAAAccaaatataatagcatagtaaGCCTACATTACACCAAAAACACTTTCTTAATCATATTTTATGAGCTTTTAGGATGGTTAGCTCACTGAAGCTGAatagccccccaaaaaattataatgCGCCAAAAACTGAACAGCGTGCGCCACTAGGTAGGATATAGTCTATGCTTTaattgaaacaaaatacaagaaaggcttatagtttgttaacaccatCTACTCCAATTCGCTCACGAAAGTCATTCAAGAAGATcaaatgcatattcccatgaaactgattaAAATCAAATGATTGGCATGCAGATTCAGTTTGGACATTTCACCGGTAAAACGTGAAGAATTATCGTTTATGATTGACAGTGATGATTTCCCTATTTGTATTAAAAATAGAACATTtcgatccaggctgtatcacaaccggccgtgatcgggagtcccacagggcggcgcacaattgtggCACATCGCGCTTTACTTGGCTCATGCGGCTGGGTGTTAAGAAGAGTGGTTTGGCGGGTCGTGTTTCAGAGTACtcatgactcaaccttcgcctcccgagtctgttgggagttgcagcgatgagacaagatcgaaaatgGGGTAaaacacaacaaacaaaaaaaatcttcAGACAATAGGCATAGGCAGACATTGCAATTGGAGTATGCATTTTCTGCATATTCTATAATGATATTCAATAGGCTACATCTGTCAGTACAAACTTTGAGAAATTATGCCGTCATACTTTTTGTTCCCAcacctacatttttttttatttttttttaaatagcactACACCACTGGTTGGGGGACAACAGACACCCCTGATGTGCTCCCAACGACAATGTTTTGAATAAACAAATTTTAAAAAACTGCCCGTAGTCATCTTGCATTGCTCGTGAGCTGTGAGAAAATGTGTACATTCCACGGCAAAAAGTACACAGAGTACACAGAAAAACATGTCGTGTCACACGATGACACATGACAAATTGTCTTTACACCATAATCTCAGCTATCCCTGGATTGCGTGCTTCAAGCCTTCTTAACACCAGGCCTCCCCTCTCGCCAAAAGCCTGGGGCTAGATTTGATTTCGCCCCAAGGGAGGGTTGACACCTGAACCTTCTGGGTCTCCCTCTCCGCCTGGCTCCCACATTGCTCTGGTGTCTATCCAGGCAAGTGCTAGGGACACCAGCTGACGTCAATGGAGACATTCCAAGATGATCCGGGGCAGTCTCAGTAATAATGGGACACTAATGGCAGAGAAgatagaggaagagatggagaggaactACTAAGGACTGGACCCTGGATGGAGTATATGATTGCTCTTGGCAATGTGACAAgcataaaatgtgtttttcactTTCCCTTACTTTCACATTCTTTCAGCAGGCCCTTTTCTTGAAAAAAGCAACGTCCACATCTCTAATATGCTGATATTTATTGAGACATTTGGAAAAGTTCTGTCATTTGAGCATCTCAATAAATCTCTGTGGGAGCAAATCGTAGTGCAGACATTTTTCTGTCTAGCACCTAAGATATTGGATTAAATTTGCCCTTTTTCAATGAGTACATCCATTTCTTAACACATTGACTGTCAATGAGCATTGTATTGTCAGTAGAAGTGGTATTGTAGAGTAGTCCGTCATAAGGTTACTCACGGACTGGACTTGGGCATCCTCCATTTGAATTGTTCAGGTCGCCCCCGAGCATAGCACCTGTTGAAATTATAAACACTGGCTTAGCAAGGAAAATATGAACACTCCTAGCAGGACACTGAATTAAAATGTTtttcaattactttcacatacattATAAGTATTCAGATGTATATTGTTTGAAAATACAAGTAGTagaatattggaatgtatttggaaatacacttggaaagcattggcatgtatttgaaaatactaaaatacacattttcaaatacaaataaatattccaatgcatttgaacccaggtcctaGGAGTGTTTGAAAATAATATAtttggaaaaaagtatttaaatatTTTCAAATAATAGGCCATTTATAGCACTTCAAAATACTTTCAAATGATTCCAATAGAAGTAGATGATTTTGGCCACACTAttagaaaatactcaaatacacagaaagTAAATATTGAAATAATCAAATACACGTGTGTTTGATCCCAGCTGGTCTGGATTCATTGCTTCAGAACAACATTGATTTGAAACAGGTTTCCAATTCATTGAATTGTAACAACTCATTGATTGGAACCAGGGTCTTGTTCATTTGGCAgcaaatggactgaaacagggagggactacctagaTTTAAGAAATGCTCAttcattttctgttgcaaaacattttttacgtTTTCCATAGTATGTCCTAATGAACATGGTTATGGCAGAGCAGAGTTTGTGTGGAGAGGAAAGATTACATTTCCCACAGATGCCACAGCAGAAGGCTGTCTCGCTCTTTCGCTCACCTGCACTGGCCGGTCGCTGTGGCAACCCAGGAGACACTGTGTTTCTCTGGGGCGCCGGTTGCTGGGGCGACAGGTGGTGGTTGTCAGAGAGCGATGGCGACGTCACGTAGGAGGTGGTCACCATGGCGTTGCCAGGGTTACTGAATTGCAATGTGTTCTGATTAGAGGCCTGGACGGTGACGGGCATGGAAAATGTGGGGGGTGGGACCGCAGACTGAAAGAAAGTTGATAGTTAACATTGGCTCAGGTCTCTTGACTTTTGATAAGCAGACAATTGAAGAATAGCAGCATCAAACTGCTCTAGGTGAAGTGGAGCTTCCACCATATAGTTCAGTGTTTCTCAAACCTCTGAGTACCACCATTCAGTGCACTTATTTGACCTATCCCAGTGCTATCACCCATACTCGGGGATAGTGGCTAGCTAAGGGCAAGGTGTTTTACATTGGGGGAGATGGTGAGGAAAAGGGGAGATGCTTACACTGACACCGTAGCGCTTGAAGAGGATGTCTAGGTCTTCGGTGGTCTTGCGGTATTTGTCGTCGCTCAGGGGGATCTGGTCTATGGAGTCCTCTCCGTCCGGCTCGGGACTTTCGCAACCGTTGAAGCCTTTCTTTCGCAACGTCTGTGAAGACAGGATGAAAAAAAGACTGGTGGGAGATGAGAACAAAGGACAGGAGCTGAAGGTCTGGCTGGCTGAATAGGAACAAGTACACTCGAGCTGTATAGTTGAATATGTGTCTGAGGGAGGACAATTT from the Salmo trutta chromosome 36, fSalTru1.1, whole genome shotgun sequence genome contains:
- the LOC115175821 gene encoding myocyte-specific enhancer factor 2D homolog isoform X1, which produces MGRKKIQIQRITDERNRQVTFTKRKFGLMKKAYELSVLCDCEIALIIFNHSNKLFQYASTDMDKVLLKYTEYNEPHESRTNADIIETLRKKGFNGCESPEPDGEDSIDQIPLSDDKYRKTTEDLDILFKRYGVSSAVPPPTFSMPVTVQASNQNTLQFSNPGNAMVTTSYVTSPSLSDNHHLSPQQPAPQRNTVSPGLPQRPASAGAMLGGDLNNSNGGCPSPVPNGYISARASPGLLSVSNGNSLGKVVPAKSPPPPQSPQMVNSRKPDLRVITSQGGKSLMQMTDDELEMVNENAQRLAGAQVAQALTTPVVSVTTPSLLAQGLPFSAMPTAYNTEYQLTSADITALHALASPGGLLQGNLSWQQQPSLSQQQQQQQQQQLSLASLSNLVMWGMDKQSGDLSSQISSLAANLSASQSNLLLGRDEWLGRPVGHIPQGTMLTVNTNSNMSIKSEPISPGRDRRSPCPPPSSSGGGVQTAAPPPQYPGSLLCLEPPTGRSPADSLSSNGSSYEGNDRDDPAAGGGGGGIGGSAAGNMGNPGRSLPPEFSPSVELLRAQNEAEQEGANIKRMRLDAWVT
- the LOC115175821 gene encoding myocyte-specific enhancer factor 2D homolog isoform X2, which produces MGRKKIQIQRITDERNRQVTFTKRKFGLMKKAYELSVLCDCEIALIIFNHSNKLFQYASTDMDKVLLKYTEYNEPHESRTNADIIETLRKKGFNGCESPEPDGEDSIDQIPLSDDKYRKTTEDLDILFKRYGVSSAVPPPTFSMPVTVQASNQNTLQFSNPGNAMVTTSYVTSPSLSDNHHLSPQQPAPQRNTVSPGLPQRPASAGAMLGGDLNNSNGGCPSPVPNGYISARASPGLLSVSNGNSLGKVVPAKSPPPPQSPQMVNSRKPDLRVITSQGGKSLMQMNAQRLAGAQVAQALTTPVVSVTTPSLLAQGLPFSAMPTAYNTEYQLTSADITALHALASPGGLLQGNLSWQQQPSLSQQQQQQQQQQLSLASLSNLVMWGMDKQSGDLSSQISSLAANLSASQSNLLLGRDEWLGRPVGHIPQGTMLTVNTNSNMSIKSEPISPGRDRRSPCPPPSSSGGGVQTAAPPPQYPGSLLCLEPPTGRSPADSLSSNGSSYEGNDRDDPAAGGGGGGIGGSAAGNMGNPGRSLPPEFSPSVELLRAQNEAEQEGANIKRMRLDAWVT
- the LOC115175821 gene encoding myocyte-specific enhancer factor 2D homolog isoform X3, which produces MGRKKIQIQRITDERNRQVTFTKRKFGLMKKAYELSVLCDCEIALIIFNHSNKLFQYASTDMDKVLLKYTEYNEPHESRTNADIIETLRKKGFNGCESPEPDGEDSIDQIPLSDDKYRKTTEDLDILFKRYGVSSAVPPPTFSMPVTVQASNQNTLQFSNPGNAMVTTSYVTSPSLSDNHHLSPQQPAPQRNTVSPGLPQRPASAGAMLGGDLNNSNGGCPSPVPNGYISARASPGLLSVSNGNSLGKVVPAKSPPPPQSPQMVNSRKPDLRVITSQGGKSLMQMTDDELEMVNENAQRLAGAQVAQALTTPVVSVTTPSLLAQGLPFSAMPTAYNTEYQLTSADITALHALASPGGLLQGNLSWQQQPSLSQQQQQQQQQQLSLASLSNLVMWGMDKQSGDLSSQISSLAANLRPVGHIPQGTMLTVNTNSNMSIKSEPISPGRDRRSPCPPPSSSGGGVQTAAPPPQYPGSLLCLEPPTGRSPADSLSSNGSSYEGNDRDDPAAGGGGGGIGGSAAGNMGNPGRSLPPEFSPSVELLRAQNEAEQEGANIKRMRLDAWVT
- the LOC115175821 gene encoding myocyte-specific enhancer factor 2D homolog isoform X5 — its product is MGRKKIQIQRITDERNRQVTFTKRKFGLMKKAYELSVLCDCEIALIIFNHSNKLFQYASTDMDKVLLKYTEYNEPHESRTNADIIETLRKKGFNGCESPEPDGEDSIDQIPLSDDKYRKTTEDLDILFKRYGVSSAVPPPTFSMPVTVQASNQNTLQFSNPGNAMVTTSYVTSPSLSDNHHLSPQQPAPQRNTVSPGLPQRPASAGAMLGGDLNNSNGGCPSPVPNGYISARASPGLLSVSNGNSLGKVVPAKSPPPPQSPQMVNSRKPDLRVITSQGGKSLMQMNAQRLAGAQVAQALTTPVVSVTTPSLLAQGLPFSAMPTAYNTEYQLTSADITALHALASPGGLLQGNLSWQQQPSLSQQQQQQQQQQLSLASLSNLVPVGHIPQGTMLTVNTNSNMSIKSEPISPGRDRRSPCPPPSSSGGGVQTAAPPPQYPGSLLCLEPPTGRSPADSLSSNGSSYEGNDRDDPAAGGGGGGIGGSAAGNMGNPGRSLPPEFSPSVELLRAQNEAEQEGANIKRMRLDAWVT
- the LOC115175821 gene encoding myocyte-specific enhancer factor 2D homolog isoform X4, whose protein sequence is MGRKKIQIQRITDERNRQVTFTKRKFGLMKKAYELSVLCDCEIALIIFNHSNKLFQYASTDMDKVLLKYTEYNEPHESRTNADIIETLRKKGFNGCESPEPDGEDSIDQIPLSDDKYRKTTEDLDILFKRYGVSSAVPPPTFSMPVTVQASNQNTLQFSNPGNAMVTTSYVTSPSLSDNHHLSPQQPAPQRNTVSPGLPQRPASAGAMLGGDLNNSNGGCPSPVPNGYISARASPGLLSVSNGNSLGKVVPAKSPPPPQSPQMVNSRKPDLRVITSQGGKSLMQMTDDELEMVNENAQRLAGAQVAQALTTPVVSVTTPSLLAQGLPFSAMPTAYNTEYQLTSADITALHALASPGGLLQGNLSWQQQPSLSQQQQQQQQQQLSLASLSNLVPVGHIPQGTMLTVNTNSNMSIKSEPISPGRDRRSPCPPPSSSGGGVQTAAPPPQYPGSLLCLEPPTGRSPADSLSSNGSSYEGNDRDDPAAGGGGGGIGGSAAGNMGNPGRSLPPEFSPSVELLRAQNEAEQEGANIKRMRLDAWVT